The Variovorax paradoxus B4 genome includes a region encoding these proteins:
- a CDS encoding ABC transporter substrate-binding protein, with product MRFHASLSGLLRRPLGLALSSCLCMAAANAQDSYRIATEGSYPPWSFKDSQGMLQGWDVDIARALCEKMKAKCEIVAQDWDGIIPGLVARKYDMIVASMAITPQRRERVAFSAKYKDTISRFVARKGMPPDVSPAALKGQTIGVQRGSVQAAYLAQNYQAANLKFYDTPQAAELDLVAGRVEYILGNMVTYHVGFLKTPEAKDFAFVGPELKGGILGEGNGIAVRKDDGQTLARINAALEAIRADGTYDRITAKYFPFKLM from the coding sequence ATGCGCTTCCACGCTTCGCTTTCCGGCTTGCTTCGCCGGCCCCTCGGCCTGGCACTCTCGTCATGCCTCTGCATGGCCGCGGCCAACGCCCAGGACAGCTACCGCATCGCGACCGAAGGCTCGTACCCGCCCTGGAGCTTCAAGGACTCGCAGGGGATGCTCCAGGGCTGGGACGTCGACATCGCGCGTGCACTGTGCGAGAAGATGAAGGCCAAGTGCGAGATCGTCGCTCAGGACTGGGATGGCATCATTCCGGGCCTCGTCGCCCGCAAGTACGACATGATCGTGGCGAGCATGGCGATCACGCCGCAGCGCCGCGAGCGCGTGGCCTTCTCGGCCAAGTACAAGGACACGATTTCGCGCTTCGTCGCGCGCAAGGGAATGCCGCCGGACGTCAGCCCCGCGGCGCTGAAGGGCCAGACCATCGGGGTGCAGCGCGGCTCGGTCCAGGCGGCCTACCTCGCGCAGAACTACCAGGCCGCGAACCTCAAGTTCTACGACACGCCGCAGGCCGCCGAACTCGATCTCGTTGCCGGCCGCGTCGAGTACATCCTCGGGAACATGGTCACCTACCACGTCGGCTTCCTGAAGACGCCCGAGGCCAAGGACTTCGCGTTCGTCGGCCCGGAGCTCAAGGGCGGCATCCTCGGCGAAGGCAACGGCATCGCCGTGCGCAAGGACGATGGACAGACCCTGGCGAGGATCAACGCCGCGCTTGAAGCGATCCGGGCCGACGGCACCTACGACCGCATCACGGCGAAGTACTTCCCGTTCAAGCTGATGTAG
- a CDS encoding metallophosphoesterase family protein: MTKAIEDSVSFVVFAGDLYDGDRRDYNTGIFFAMQMGRLAKAGIRAFVLHGNHDAESEMTKKLVLPDSAWCRCALRALVYLQLGVPAARGALAARPLVRCATGRWPGTHSPSRFPSVVSTV; this comes from the coding sequence CTGACCAAGGCGATCGAGGACAGCGTCTCATTCGTTGTGTTTGCTGGTGACCTATATGACGGGGACCGGCGGGACTACAACACCGGGATTTTCTTCGCTATGCAGATGGGGCGGCTTGCAAAGGCTGGAATTCGAGCGTTTGTACTGCACGGCAATCACGACGCCGAAAGCGAGATGACGAAGAAGTTGGTGCTCCCCGACAGCGCATGGTGCCGATGCGCGCTGCGCGCGCTTGTTTACCTCCAGCTAGGCGTGCCTGCGGCACGCGGGGCGCTCGCCGCGCGGCCGTTGGTTCGTTGCGCCACTGGTCGTTGGCCGGGTACCCATTCCCCTTCGCGCTTCCCTTCGGTCGTCTCGACCGTGTAG
- a CDS encoding ABC transporter permease subunit (The N-terminal region of this protein, as described by TIGR01726, is a three transmembrane segment that identifies a subfamily of ABC transporter permease subunits, which specificities that include histidine, arginine, glutamine, glutamate, L-cystine (sic), the opines (in Agrobacterium) octopine and nopaline, etc.): protein MNILHGFGGQLLLGALATLQLAAAALVLGTLFGAAVCGLQLSGHRILRAAGDGYAAVVRGIPDLLIVFAVFFGGSLTLAALTGRYVEIDTFLAGVAALALSFGAYAAEIARGALQSVPKTQREAARTLGLSRAQALWTVVLPQAARFALAPFGNQSIVLLKQTSIVSIVGCDELMRKAAEASGATREPFTMYLAAACIYLALTGFATLCLEWAERRAARPLAA, encoded by the coding sequence ATGAACATCCTCCATGGTTTTGGCGGGCAGTTGCTCCTGGGCGCGCTCGCGACGCTGCAGCTCGCGGCCGCCGCGCTGGTGCTCGGCACGCTGTTCGGCGCCGCCGTCTGCGGCCTGCAGCTCTCGGGCCACCGCATTCTGCGGGCCGCCGGCGACGGCTATGCCGCGGTGGTCCGGGGCATTCCCGACCTGCTGATCGTCTTCGCCGTCTTCTTTGGTGGCTCGCTCACGCTCGCCGCGCTCACCGGCCGCTATGTCGAGATCGACACCTTTCTCGCCGGTGTGGCCGCGCTGGCGCTCTCGTTCGGCGCCTATGCCGCCGAGATCGCGCGGGGCGCACTGCAGTCGGTCCCGAAAACCCAGCGGGAGGCCGCGAGAACGCTCGGCCTGTCGCGCGCCCAGGCGCTGTGGACCGTCGTGCTGCCGCAGGCGGCCCGCTTCGCCCTCGCCCCGTTCGGCAACCAGTCGATCGTTCTGCTCAAGCAGACATCGATCGTCTCCATCGTCGGGTGCGACGAACTCATGCGCAAGGCCGCAGAGGCCTCCGGCGCGACGCGGGAGCCGTTCACGATGTATCTCGCCGCCGCCTGCATCTATCTTGCGCTGACCGGCTTCGCCACGCTGTGCCTCGAGTGGGCGGAGCGCCGCGCCGCACGCCCGCTGGCTGCCTGA
- a CDS encoding amino acid ABC transporter ATP-binding protein: protein MGAAISSLDPMVSVAGLSKHFHAQQVLSDVHLSVAAGERVVVCGPSGSGKSTLARCISGLESYASGTVTVNGVAVSPRMRHADLVRANIGMVFQQFNLFPHLTVLENCTLAQRWVRRRSRQEARQTALAYLDKVRLAEKASAYPAQLSGGQQQRVAIARALCLNPSVMLFDEATSALDPEMVKEVLETMILLARDGMTMICITHEMGFARAVADKVAFMDGGRIVQAAPPGEFFGNCADARIQRFLSKVF, encoded by the coding sequence ATGGGCGCGGCCATCTCCTCTCTCGATCCGATGGTCTCGGTCGCGGGGCTGTCCAAGCATTTCCACGCACAACAGGTGCTCAGCGACGTCCATCTGAGCGTCGCAGCCGGTGAGCGCGTGGTCGTGTGCGGCCCCTCGGGTTCGGGCAAGTCGACGCTCGCGCGGTGCATCAGCGGACTCGAGAGCTACGCAAGCGGCACCGTGACGGTCAACGGTGTCGCAGTCTCGCCGCGCATGCGCCATGCCGATCTGGTACGGGCCAACATCGGCATGGTGTTCCAGCAGTTCAACCTGTTTCCGCACCTCACCGTGCTCGAGAACTGCACCTTGGCACAGCGATGGGTCCGGCGCCGCTCCCGGCAGGAGGCGCGACAGACCGCACTCGCGTACCTCGACAAGGTCCGGCTCGCCGAGAAGGCGTCAGCCTATCCGGCTCAGCTCTCAGGCGGACAGCAGCAGCGCGTCGCCATCGCGCGGGCACTCTGCCTGAATCCTTCTGTCATGCTGTTCGATGAGGCCACGTCGGCACTCGATCCGGAGATGGTCAAGGAAGTGCTCGAAACCATGATCCTTCTGGCGCGGGATGGCATGACGATGATCTGCATCACCCACGAAATGGGCTTCGCGCGGGCGGTCGCCGACAAGGTCGCGTTCATGGACGGCGGGCGCATCGTGCAGGCCGCGCCGCCCGGCGAGTTCTTCGGCAACTGCGCGGACGCGCGGATCCAGCGATTCCTCAGCAAGGTCTTCTGA
- a CDS encoding helix-turn-helix domain-containing protein, producing MSATRIGAQVRALRMAADVSGGALAKASGISASMLSRIERGLVSPSVETLERLANGLGVPASRFFGDQARRTDFCHVRAGQGVLVDRIGAVADYRYELLGHLLSGNLFVEPYLVTLLPGADPYVTFQHPGLKFLYFLSGEVRYRYGGRTVEVRAGDSLLFEATALHGIETIHSGTVSYLSVVFTLRE from the coding sequence CTGTCGGCGACGCGCATAGGGGCGCAGGTGAGGGCGCTGCGCATGGCGGCTGATGTATCCGGTGGAGCGCTGGCGAAGGCCTCGGGGATTTCTGCCTCGATGCTTTCTCGCATCGAGCGCGGACTGGTCTCGCCTTCGGTGGAGACCCTGGAGCGTCTCGCGAATGGTTTGGGTGTGCCGGCGTCGCGCTTCTTCGGCGATCAGGCGCGGCGCACGGATTTCTGCCATGTGCGCGCGGGGCAGGGCGTTCTTGTCGACCGCATCGGTGCCGTGGCGGACTACCGCTACGAGCTGCTGGGCCACCTGCTGTCGGGCAACCTGTTCGTCGAGCCCTATCTGGTCACGCTGCTGCCTGGCGCCGACCCCTACGTGACCTTCCAGCATCCGGGCCTCAAGTTCCTGTACTTCCTGTCCGGGGAGGTCCGCTACCGCTATGGCGGCAGGACTGTGGAGGTGAGGGCAGGCGACTCGCTGCTGTTCGAAGCGACCGCGCTGCATGGCATCGAGACCATTCATTCGGGGACGGTTTCGTACCTCTCGGTGGTTTTCACGTTGCGCGAATAG
- a CDS encoding integrase core domain-containing protein, with protein sequence MIEECDQSERLACWSVGSPAVSAGCAHRHDPEPSCRAFRGWRRPPASVASDRAGTARAERLALHRKFRDECPNEQAFETLRRARTIVTRSRREDNEVRPHSSCQRMRPAKFEPVQQPQRSIRLASPCFRVMLCIA encoded by the coding sequence ATGATCGAGGAATGCGACCAGAGCGAACGGCTCGCCTGCTGGTCAGTGGGCTCTCCCGCGGTATCCGCCGGTTGTGCGCACCGACACGACCCAGAGCCCAGCTGTCGCGCCTTCAGGGGCTGGCGCAGACCCCCGGCATCCGTTGCATCTGATCGGGCCGGGACGGCCCGTGCAGAACGGCTAGCGCTTCACCGCAAGTTCAGGGACGAGTGTCCGAACGAGCAAGCGTTCGAGACGCTGCGGCGGGCCAGGACGATCGTCACACGCTCACGCCGGGAAGACAACGAAGTCAGGCCGCACAGCAGTTGCCAGCGAATGCGCCCAGCGAAGTTCGAACCCGTTCAGCAACCGCAGAGATCGATCCGTCTTGCATCCCCGTGCTTCCGCGTGATGCTCTGCATCGCATGA
- a CDS encoding helix-turn-helix domain-containing protein, with amino-acid sequence MPTAAKRSNLQAPTHREPISIALGKRLKELRIKADRSQTELAFDCELDRTYISLIERGLANPSLWTLGTLAFALKTTVPDLLQGNTYVVEPSMGEQSRKRRVNQASHESKLAIGSRRSQLR; translated from the coding sequence ATGCCCACTGCCGCCAAGAGATCGAACCTGCAGGCTCCGACGCACAGGGAGCCTATTTCGATTGCACTCGGCAAGCGTCTCAAAGAACTTCGGATAAAAGCGGATAGATCTCAGACCGAACTCGCCTTCGATTGCGAACTTGATCGGACCTACATATCGCTTATCGAGCGAGGGTTAGCCAATCCATCGTTGTGGACTCTTGGCACACTGGCGTTCGCACTAAAAACGACAGTTCCAGATTTATTGCAAGGCAATACGTACGTCGTTGAGCCATCCATGGGTGAGCAAAGCAGAAAGCGTCGAGTCAATCAGGCCTCCCACGAGTCCAAACTTGCCATCGGCAGCAGGCGTTCGCAATTGCGTTGA
- a CDS encoding Fic/DOC family protein → MFDPFKDFEQAGYLRNRYGEKDLQIVQELEHQLFRAGLDQAIAHLAKRRRLGYDDFLAVHRILFSAFYPWAGQDRAATAPDIAVTKAGTWFSHPADARRAVEEGLRIARDKRQFRQRSGEVMGLFAYGHPFLDGNGRTMLVVHSELCHRAGFSIAWHRTRKTDYLEALSAEIASPGKGILDDDLEPFVGVHQERPLWGRVIDTLSGLDGQGPEDTIAGEHSDAEVARQYRDFERQRGYSVEPDDGGP, encoded by the coding sequence GTGTTCGATCCATTTAAGGATTTCGAACAGGCGGGTTACCTGCGCAACCGCTACGGGGAGAAGGATTTACAGATCGTTCAGGAGTTGGAGCATCAGCTGTTTCGTGCGGGTCTGGACCAAGCCATCGCCCATTTGGCCAAGCGCAGGCGCCTGGGTTACGACGACTTTCTCGCAGTCCATCGAATTCTGTTCTCGGCGTTCTACCCCTGGGCCGGACAAGATCGGGCGGCTACGGCCCCCGACATCGCGGTGACGAAAGCCGGGACTTGGTTCAGTCACCCGGCCGATGCGCGGCGCGCCGTGGAGGAGGGCCTTCGCATCGCGCGCGACAAGCGTCAGTTCCGCCAACGCTCGGGCGAGGTGATGGGGCTGTTCGCCTACGGCCACCCTTTCTTGGATGGCAATGGGCGGACGATGTTGGTGGTGCACAGCGAACTGTGCCACCGGGCTGGTTTCAGCATCGCATGGCATCGCACCCGCAAGACGGATTACCTCGAAGCACTGAGCGCCGAGATTGCTTCGCCTGGCAAGGGCATCCTGGATGACGACCTGGAACCGTTCGTGGGTGTTCACCAAGAGCGGCCATTGTGGGGAAGAGTGATCGACACCTTGTCGGGGCTCGATGGTCAGGGCCCCGAGGACACGATCGCTGGCGAACACAGCGACGCTGAGGTCGCGCGACAGTACCGGGACTTCGAGCGCCAGCGGGGCTACAGCGTCGAGCCGGACGATGGGGGTCCGTGA
- a CDS encoding ABC transporter permease, giving the protein MFDITLLWSVLPALVEGAWLTLELTAWVILLGTALSIPVALGRNARAAGLRAAAHAYVLFFRGTPALVQLFLLYYGAGQFDVIRHSVLWPVLRDPYWCVVIALGLNSAAYTGKTLGAALAAIPRGTREAARVLGLGRVQAFGLIDLPLAVRTALPAFGNEIILTCKATSLASTVTLLELTGSARLLTAETYAPYEIFLGAGLVYLAINYVLLRGVRALEASLNRPH; this is encoded by the coding sequence ATGTTCGACATCACCCTTCTGTGGTCCGTGCTGCCCGCGCTGGTCGAGGGCGCCTGGCTCACGCTCGAGCTCACGGCCTGGGTCATCCTCCTGGGCACGGCCCTGTCGATCCCCGTCGCCCTCGGCAGGAACGCGCGGGCCGCCGGACTGCGCGCGGCGGCCCATGCCTACGTGCTCTTCTTTCGCGGGACCCCCGCGCTGGTCCAGCTGTTCCTGCTCTACTACGGGGCGGGCCAGTTCGACGTGATCCGGCATTCCGTGCTGTGGCCCGTGCTGCGCGATCCCTACTGGTGCGTGGTGATCGCCCTGGGACTGAACTCGGCCGCCTACACCGGCAAGACACTGGGCGCCGCACTGGCCGCGATCCCGCGCGGGACGCGCGAGGCCGCCCGCGTCCTCGGGCTCGGCCGCGTCCAGGCCTTTGGCCTGATCGACCTGCCGCTCGCGGTGCGCACGGCGCTGCCGGCCTTCGGCAACGAGATCATCCTGACCTGCAAGGCGACCTCGCTCGCCAGCACCGTCACCCTGCTCGAGCTCACGGGCAGCGCCCGCCTGCTCACCGCCGAGACCTACGCGCCTTACGAGATCTTTCTCGGCGCAGGCCTCGTCTATCTCGCCATCAACTACGTCCTGCTGCGCGGCGTCCGCGCGCTCGAGGCCTCGTTGAATCGTCCACACTGA